In Acipenser ruthenus chromosome 6, fAciRut3.2 maternal haplotype, whole genome shotgun sequence, the following proteins share a genomic window:
- the LOC117410919 gene encoding interphotoreceptor matrix proteoglycan 1-like isoform X5 has protein sequence MHLKTGLLFIIFLFTCHVFGRTDMHSQENLGEVKTHVSIPRPGGLIDILKTTKRSSAIKTIFDLERHRTKRSAFFHTGVKVCPEESIKQIIESHQAYYKLRVCQEAVWEAFWIFLDRIPETTEYQSWVNTCQQDSLCIADIAKNFSSSPEHVDMVLRRVTLKEENLKEREVRNTEKPTVTQATPEPTRASVEAVTASASDVSTPADTLPNEIVNDTTVSEEDLDLPNAVPEEPVEQVVEFSITLIDQDYSELLSNPSTPQYQDLARSFQDQMTHVFDRLPGFKEIRVLRFGRTSDHAGSSSVAVRYAVVFEEGDANMNIDSNKVESEKGPFGSELQLDDKPTGVYTVSTLQDLVAKALRDEKALQMDFASLRFQKDNMNQAAFTSTSTIPEIDNALNAESPLEGLFTEYSVNAPFGMESVLHEDSDKGKLLEGAEMVTREKSYLPLITITPFLIPQEPHFLNELPGSSIDPAVEAEQPDQSIESVSNVKQLVDEQLDQEATVEPVTGFVVTEPASSAMPSATQITADESEFIYIYQYEPTSMSVLTTTQSAPIQEEDQAETVLIQVTDSTLESYVPSSNDLGTSDYMEATAAETSTQVLLLTNSQDPLSQETVTAHPLVDGDHKENFTRPVTTISALTQQPPTEFITNFQPDEEDTNAILEDDNININSGLEGEIADVENDVAVLPLSTSQPKSATTIADVKIGEENELSGDTETLSILSEGEETLLLPDESPAASPTLETQTDLDIVQESVTMSSQTENHLFYSVGPFEESVSVTPLTIDVSSPSATTPSVTIYNPSTTESVITESTSESVTESTGSPTVALPLTVQTETAVNVEEMTETSVLNVITTTVASVLTDPFEVGVALQPAMAEPVTDTSPVITDEDLDFEVGVKDIAAELDNIDVVNTATIDELEYGSAYISFTRDNPFEGTASPPLKYLTTPSMTTASKGKELVVFFSLRVTNMMFSDDLFNKSSPEYRSLENTFLGMLLPYLQSNLTGFKQLEILNFRNGSVIVNSKLKFAKSVPYNVTQAVHCVLEDFCNAASKRRDLEIDSHSLDIEPADQADPCKFMACNEFSRCVVNRWTKEAGCVCDPGYHSEDGLPCQSVCNLQPDYCLNGGQCEIIPGQGAACRYPDTSTQPSLTSYFQK, from the exons TTTGCCAGGAAGCCGTGTGGGAAGCTTTTTGGATATTTCTGGACCGAATTCCAGAGACGACAGAGTACCAGAGCTGGGTGAATACCTGCCAGCAAGACTCCCTGTGCATTGCTGACATTGCGAAGAACTTCAGCAGCTCACCAGAACACGTTGATATGGTTCTAAGG aGAGTTACTTTAAAGGAAGAAAATCTGAAAGAAAG GGAGGTAAGGAATACTGAAAAACCTACAGTGACACAAGCAACTCCAGAACCCACGAGAG ctTCTGTGGAAGCCGTTACTGCTTCAGCTTCAGACGTGTCAACTCCTGCTGATACCCTGCCTAATGAAATTGTGAACGACACAACGGTCTCGGAGGAG GACTTGGACCTTCCTAACGCGGTGCCTGAAGAGCCGGTGGAACAGGTGGTAGAGTTCAGTATCACTCTCATCGATCAAGACTACAGTGAGCTACTGAGTAATCCCAGCACCCCTCAGTACCAGGACCTTGCCAGAAGCTTCCAAGACCAG ATGACGCATGTTTTTGACAGACTTCCTGGATTTAAAGAAATTCGAGTATTAAGATTTGG GCGGACAAGTGACCATGCCGG ATCTAGCAGTGTGGCAGTCCGCTATGCTGTGGTCTTTGAAGAAGGCGATGCAAACATGAACATTGATTCTAATAAAGTTGAAAGTGAAAAGGGGCCTTTTGGTTCTGAGTTGCAGCTGGATGACAAGCCAACCGGTGTATACACTGTGTCCACCCTTCAGGATCTGGTGGCCAAGGCCCTGCGCGATGAGAAAGCACTTCAGATGGACTTCGCTTCACTTAGATTCCAGAAAG ACAATATGAACCAAGCAGCTTTCACTTCAACATCAACAATTCCAGAGATA gaTAATGCTCTGAATGCAGAGAGCCCCTTGGAAGGTTTATTTACTGAATACAGTGTTAACGCTCCCTTTGGAATGGAGAGTGTGCTCCATGAAGATTCAGATAAGGGGAAGTTGCTGGAAGGGGCTGAGATGGTTACCAGAGAAAAGTCTTATTTGCCCTTAATCACTATTACTCCATTTTTAATACCACAGGAACCACATTTCCTAAATGAGCTACCTGGTTCTTCGATAGACCCAGCTGTTGAAGCAGAGCAGCCTGACCAGTCTATAGAAAGTGTTTCTAATGTGAAGCAGCTGGTGGATGAACAGCTGGACCAGGAGGCCACTGTTGAACCTGTCACTGGATTTGTAGTTACAGAGCCTGCCAGCAGTGCCATGCCTTCTGCTACACAGATAACAGCTGACGAGTCAGAGTTCATTTACATTTATCAGTATGAGCCAACAAGCATGTCAGTCCTTACTACAACACAGTCAGCCCCAATCCAAGAGGAGGACCAGGCTGAAACTGTGTTGATACAAGTAACAGACTCAACACTGGAGAGTTATGTACCATCCTCAAATGACTTAGGCACTAGTGACTATATGGAAGCGACTGCGGCTGAAACCAGCACACAAGTGCTCCTTCTCACTAACAGCCAAGATCCCCTGTCTCAAGAAACAGTAACTGCTCATCCTTTAGTGGATGGTGATCACAAGGAGAACTTCACGAGACCTGTAACAACCATTTCCGCCCTAACACAACAACCACCTACTGAATTCATCACAAACTTCCAGCCAGATGAAGAAGATACGAATGCGATATTGGAAGACGACAATATCAACATCAATTCAGGCCTTGAGGGGGAAATAGCTGATGTTGAAAACGATGTAGCTGTGCTTCCATTGTCAACATCGCAACCAAAGTCTGCTACCACTATAGCAG ATGTTAAGATTGGAGAAGAGAATGAACTGTCTGGAGACACTGAGACATTGAGTATACTGTCTGAAGGTGAAGAAACTCTGCTTCTTCCTGATGAGAGCCCAGCAGCATCACCCACTCTTGAAACACAGACAGACCTGGATATTGTACAGGAGTCAGTTACAATGAGTTCTCAAACAGAGAACCATCTTTTCTATTCTGTAGGACCTTTTGAAGAATCTGTCAGTGTTACCCCATTAACTATTGATGTGTCCAGTCCATCGGCAACTACACCCAGTGTTACAATCTACAATCCATCCACCACTGAATCAGTAATAACAGAATCCACATCGGAGTCTGTCACTGAATCCACTGGATCACCAACAGTAGCCTTGCCTTTGACTGTCCAAACTGAAACCGCAGTGAATGTTGAAGAAATGACAGAGACTTCTGTCTTAAATGTAATCACAACCACGGTGGCTTCTGTCCTTACAGATCCCTTTGAAGTAGGAGTAGCACTGCAGCCAGCAATGGCTGAACCAGTGACAGACACTTCACCTGTCATCACTGATGAGGATTTAGACTTTGAAGTAGGAGTCAAAGACATTGCCGCTGAGCTGGACAACATTGACGTGGTGAACACAGCAACTATTGATGAGCTTGAGTATGGCAGCGCATACATTTCCTTTACCAGGGACAATCCCTTTGAAGGCACAGCTTCTCCCCCCCTGAAATACTTGACCACGCCGTCAATGACCACTGCAAGCAAGGGCAAAGAGCTTGTGGTGTTCTTTAGCTTGCGGGTGACTAATATGATGTTTTCAGATGACCTCTTCAATAAGAGCTCTCCTGAATACAGATCTTTGGAGAACACGTTCCTTGGAATG ttACTACCTTACCTACAGTCTAACCTGACAGGATTTAAACAGCTGGAGATTCTCAACTTCAGGAACGGCAGTGTAATAGTCAATAGCAAGCTGAAATTTGCCAAGTCTGTGCCATACAATGTCACACAGGCCGTtcactgtgttttggaagacttctgCAATGCTGCATCCAAACGTCGTGACCTTGAAATAGACAGTCACTCACTGGATATAGAGCCAG CTGATCAGGCAGATCCTTGCAAGTTTATGGCATGCAACGAGTTTTCCAGGTGTGTGGTAAACAGATGGACCAAAGAAGCCGGGTGCGTGTGTGATCCTGGTTACCACAGTGAGGATGGACTGCCCTGTCAGAGTGTCTGTAATCTACAGCCAGACTACTGCCTCAATGGTGGGCAGTGTGAAATAATACCAGGGCAAGGAGCTGCTTGCAG GTACCCAGATACCTCTACACAACCAAGCCTgacaagttattttcagaaatAG
- the LOC117410919 gene encoding interphotoreceptor matrix proteoglycan 1-like isoform X4, translating into MHLKTGLLFIIFLFTCHVFGRTDMHSQENLGEVKTHVSIPRPGGLIDILKTTKRSSAIKTIFDLERHRTKRSAFFHTGVKVCPEESIKQIIESHQAYYKLRVCQEAVWEAFWIFLDRIPETTEYQSWVNTCQQDSLCIADIAKNFSSSPEHVDMVLRRVTLKEENLKEREVRNTEKPTVTQATPEPTRASVEAVTASASDVSTPADTLPNEIVNDTTVSEEDLDLPNAVPEEPVEQVVEFSITLIDQDYSELLSNPSTPQYQDLARSFQDQMTHVFDRLPGFKEIRVLRFGRTSDHAGSSSVAVRYAVVFEEGDANMNIDSNKVESEKGPFGSELQLDDKPTGVYTVSTLQDLVAKALRDEKALQMDFASLRFQKDNMNQAAFTSTSTIPEIEPHFLNELPGSSIDPAVEAEQPDQSIESVSNVKQLVDEQLDQEATVEPVTGFVVTEPASSAMPSATQITADESEFIYIYQYEPTSMSVLTTTQSAPIQEEDQAETVLIQVTDSTLESYVPSSNDLGTSDYMEATAAETSTQVLLLTNSQDPLSQETVTAHPLVDGDHKENFTRPVTTISALTQQPPTEFITNFQPDEEDTNAILEDDNININSGLEGEIADVENDVAVLPLSTSQPKSATTIADVKIGEENELSGDTETLSILSEGEETLLLPDESPAASPTLETQTDLDIVQESVTMSSQTENHLFYSVGPFEESVSVTPLTIDVSSPSATTPSVTIYNPSTTESVITESTSESVTESTGSPTVALPLTVQTETAVNVEEMTETSVLNVITTTVASVLTDPFEVGVALQPAMAEPVTDTSPVITDEDLDFEVGVKDIAAELDNIDVVNTATIDELEYGSAYISFTRDNPFEGTASPPLKYLTTPSMTTASKGKELVVFFSLRVTNMMFSDDLFNKSSPEYRSLENTFLGMLLPYLQSNLTGFKQLEILNFRNGSVIVNSKLKFAKSVPYNVTQAVHCVLEDFCNAASKRRDLEIDSHSLDIEPADQADPCKFMACNEFSRCVVNRWTKEAGCVCDPGYHSEDGLPCQSVCNLQPDYCLNGGQCEIIPGQGAACRHVHSPYAFESTVRVNPVFENEDAPLTRVPSMRCPSSIDAVPSQLAELQALDSIEHMHLSTEVPRYLYTTKPDKLFSEIVDFHRCLPQSEKWQLPKSGEHRTSCCPPRGSQNDMYEVTML; encoded by the exons TTTGCCAGGAAGCCGTGTGGGAAGCTTTTTGGATATTTCTGGACCGAATTCCAGAGACGACAGAGTACCAGAGCTGGGTGAATACCTGCCAGCAAGACTCCCTGTGCATTGCTGACATTGCGAAGAACTTCAGCAGCTCACCAGAACACGTTGATATGGTTCTAAGG aGAGTTACTTTAAAGGAAGAAAATCTGAAAGAAAG GGAGGTAAGGAATACTGAAAAACCTACAGTGACACAAGCAACTCCAGAACCCACGAGAG ctTCTGTGGAAGCCGTTACTGCTTCAGCTTCAGACGTGTCAACTCCTGCTGATACCCTGCCTAATGAAATTGTGAACGACACAACGGTCTCGGAGGAG GACTTGGACCTTCCTAACGCGGTGCCTGAAGAGCCGGTGGAACAGGTGGTAGAGTTCAGTATCACTCTCATCGATCAAGACTACAGTGAGCTACTGAGTAATCCCAGCACCCCTCAGTACCAGGACCTTGCCAGAAGCTTCCAAGACCAG ATGACGCATGTTTTTGACAGACTTCCTGGATTTAAAGAAATTCGAGTATTAAGATTTGG GCGGACAAGTGACCATGCCGG ATCTAGCAGTGTGGCAGTCCGCTATGCTGTGGTCTTTGAAGAAGGCGATGCAAACATGAACATTGATTCTAATAAAGTTGAAAGTGAAAAGGGGCCTTTTGGTTCTGAGTTGCAGCTGGATGACAAGCCAACCGGTGTATACACTGTGTCCACCCTTCAGGATCTGGTGGCCAAGGCCCTGCGCGATGAGAAAGCACTTCAGATGGACTTCGCTTCACTTAGATTCCAGAAAG ACAATATGAACCAAGCAGCTTTCACTTCAACATCAACAATTCCAGAGATA GAACCACATTTCCTAAATGAGCTACCTGGTTCTTCGATAGACCCAGCTGTTGAAGCAGAGCAGCCTGACCAGTCTATAGAAAGTGTTTCTAATGTGAAGCAGCTGGTGGATGAACAGCTGGACCAGGAGGCCACTGTTGAACCTGTCACTGGATTTGTAGTTACAGAGCCTGCCAGCAGTGCCATGCCTTCTGCTACACAGATAACAGCTGACGAGTCAGAGTTCATTTACATTTATCAGTATGAGCCAACAAGCATGTCAGTCCTTACTACAACACAGTCAGCCCCAATCCAAGAGGAGGACCAGGCTGAAACTGTGTTGATACAAGTAACAGACTCAACACTGGAGAGTTATGTACCATCCTCAAATGACTTAGGCACTAGTGACTATATGGAAGCGACTGCGGCTGAAACCAGCACACAAGTGCTCCTTCTCACTAACAGCCAAGATCCCCTGTCTCAAGAAACAGTAACTGCTCATCCTTTAGTGGATGGTGATCACAAGGAGAACTTCACGAGACCTGTAACAACCATTTCCGCCCTAACACAACAACCACCTACTGAATTCATCACAAACTTCCAGCCAGATGAAGAAGATACGAATGCGATATTGGAAGACGACAATATCAACATCAATTCAGGCCTTGAGGGGGAAATAGCTGATGTTGAAAACGATGTAGCTGTGCTTCCATTGTCAACATCGCAACCAAAGTCTGCTACCACTATAGCAG ATGTTAAGATTGGAGAAGAGAATGAACTGTCTGGAGACACTGAGACATTGAGTATACTGTCTGAAGGTGAAGAAACTCTGCTTCTTCCTGATGAGAGCCCAGCAGCATCACCCACTCTTGAAACACAGACAGACCTGGATATTGTACAGGAGTCAGTTACAATGAGTTCTCAAACAGAGAACCATCTTTTCTATTCTGTAGGACCTTTTGAAGAATCTGTCAGTGTTACCCCATTAACTATTGATGTGTCCAGTCCATCGGCAACTACACCCAGTGTTACAATCTACAATCCATCCACCACTGAATCAGTAATAACAGAATCCACATCGGAGTCTGTCACTGAATCCACTGGATCACCAACAGTAGCCTTGCCTTTGACTGTCCAAACTGAAACCGCAGTGAATGTTGAAGAAATGACAGAGACTTCTGTCTTAAATGTAATCACAACCACGGTGGCTTCTGTCCTTACAGATCCCTTTGAAGTAGGAGTAGCACTGCAGCCAGCAATGGCTGAACCAGTGACAGACACTTCACCTGTCATCACTGATGAGGATTTAGACTTTGAAGTAGGAGTCAAAGACATTGCCGCTGAGCTGGACAACATTGACGTGGTGAACACAGCAACTATTGATGAGCTTGAGTATGGCAGCGCATACATTTCCTTTACCAGGGACAATCCCTTTGAAGGCACAGCTTCTCCCCCCCTGAAATACTTGACCACGCCGTCAATGACCACTGCAAGCAAGGGCAAAGAGCTTGTGGTGTTCTTTAGCTTGCGGGTGACTAATATGATGTTTTCAGATGACCTCTTCAATAAGAGCTCTCCTGAATACAGATCTTTGGAGAACACGTTCCTTGGAATG ttACTACCTTACCTACAGTCTAACCTGACAGGATTTAAACAGCTGGAGATTCTCAACTTCAGGAACGGCAGTGTAATAGTCAATAGCAAGCTGAAATTTGCCAAGTCTGTGCCATACAATGTCACACAGGCCGTtcactgtgttttggaagacttctgCAATGCTGCATCCAAACGTCGTGACCTTGAAATAGACAGTCACTCACTGGATATAGAGCCAG CTGATCAGGCAGATCCTTGCAAGTTTATGGCATGCAACGAGTTTTCCAGGTGTGTGGTAAACAGATGGACCAAAGAAGCCGGGTGCGTGTGTGATCCTGGTTACCACAGTGAGGATGGACTGCCCTGTCAGAGTGTCTGTAATCTACAGCCAGACTACTGCCTCAATGGTGGGCAGTGTGAAATAATACCAGGGCAAGGAGCTGCTTGCAG ACACGTTCACAGCCCCTATGCATTTGAGAGCACTGTGAGGGTTAATCCAGTTTTTGAAAATGAGGATGCTCCCTTGACCCGTGTTCCCAGCATGCGTTGCCCTTCGAGTATCGATGCTGTTCCTTCCCAGCTTGCTGAGCTACAAGCGTTAGACTCAATTGAACACATGCACCTCAGTACAGAG GTACCCAGATACCTCTACACAACCAAGCCTgacaagttattttcagaaatAGTGGATTTCCATCGTTGCCTCCCGCAAAGTGAG AAATGGCAATTACCAAAGTCAGGGGAACACAGAACATCCTGTTGCCCACCAAGAGGGTCCCAAAACGATATGTATGAAGTAACCATGTTGTGA
- the LOC117410919 gene encoding interphotoreceptor matrix proteoglycan 1-like isoform X1, whose amino-acid sequence MHLKTGLLFIIFLFTCHVFGRTDMHSQENLGEVKTHVSIPRPGGLIDILKTTKRSSAIKTIFDLERHRTKRSAFFHTGVKVCPEESIKQIIESHQAYYKLRVCQEAVWEAFWIFLDRIPETTEYQSWVNTCQQDSLCIADIAKNFSSSPEHVDMVLRRVTLKEENLKEREVRNTEKPTVTQATPEPTRASVEAVTASASDVSTPADTLPNEIVNDTTVSEEDLDLPNAVPEEPVEQVVEFSITLIDQDYSELLSNPSTPQYQDLARSFQDQMTHVFDRLPGFKEIRVLRFGRTSDHAGSSSVAVRYAVVFEEGDANMNIDSNKVESEKGPFGSELQLDDKPTGVYTVSTLQDLVAKALRDEKALQMDFASLRFQKDNMNQAAFTSTSTIPEIDNALNAESPLEGLFTEYSVNAPFGMESVLHEDSDKGKLLEGAEMVTREKSYLPLITITPFLIPQEPHFLNELPGSSIDPAVEAEQPDQSIESVSNVKQLVDEQLDQEATVEPVTGFVVTEPASSAMPSATQITADESEFIYIYQYEPTSMSVLTTTQSAPIQEEDQAETVLIQVTDSTLESYVPSSNDLGTSDYMEATAAETSTQVLLLTNSQDPLSQETVTAHPLVDGDHKENFTRPVTTISALTQQPPTEFITNFQPDEEDTNAILEDDNININSGLEGEIADVENDVAVLPLSTSQPKSATTIADVKIGEENELSGDTETLSILSEGEETLLLPDESPAASPTLETQTDLDIVQESVTMSSQTENHLFYSVGPFEESVSVTPLTIDVSSPSATTPSVTIYNPSTTESVITESTSESVTESTGSPTVALPLTVQTETAVNVEEMTETSVLNVITTTVASVLTDPFEVGVALQPAMAEPVTDTSPVITDEDLDFEVGVKDIAAELDNIDVVNTATIDELEYGSAYISFTRDNPFEGTASPPLKYLTTPSMTTASKGKELVVFFSLRVTNMMFSDDLFNKSSPEYRSLENTFLGMLLPYLQSNLTGFKQLEILNFRNGSVIVNSKLKFAKSVPYNVTQAVHCVLEDFCNAASKRRDLEIDSHSLDIEPADQADPCKFMACNEFSRCVVNRWTKEAGCVCDPGYHSEDGLPCQSVCNLQPDYCLNGGQCEIIPGQGAACRHVHSPYAFESTVRVNPVFENEDAPLTRVPSMRCPSSIDAVPSQLAELQALDSIEHMHLSTEVPRYLYTTKPDKLFSEIVDFHRCLPQSEKWQLPKSGEHRTSCCPPRGSQNDMYEVTML is encoded by the exons TTTGCCAGGAAGCCGTGTGGGAAGCTTTTTGGATATTTCTGGACCGAATTCCAGAGACGACAGAGTACCAGAGCTGGGTGAATACCTGCCAGCAAGACTCCCTGTGCATTGCTGACATTGCGAAGAACTTCAGCAGCTCACCAGAACACGTTGATATGGTTCTAAGG aGAGTTACTTTAAAGGAAGAAAATCTGAAAGAAAG GGAGGTAAGGAATACTGAAAAACCTACAGTGACACAAGCAACTCCAGAACCCACGAGAG ctTCTGTGGAAGCCGTTACTGCTTCAGCTTCAGACGTGTCAACTCCTGCTGATACCCTGCCTAATGAAATTGTGAACGACACAACGGTCTCGGAGGAG GACTTGGACCTTCCTAACGCGGTGCCTGAAGAGCCGGTGGAACAGGTGGTAGAGTTCAGTATCACTCTCATCGATCAAGACTACAGTGAGCTACTGAGTAATCCCAGCACCCCTCAGTACCAGGACCTTGCCAGAAGCTTCCAAGACCAG ATGACGCATGTTTTTGACAGACTTCCTGGATTTAAAGAAATTCGAGTATTAAGATTTGG GCGGACAAGTGACCATGCCGG ATCTAGCAGTGTGGCAGTCCGCTATGCTGTGGTCTTTGAAGAAGGCGATGCAAACATGAACATTGATTCTAATAAAGTTGAAAGTGAAAAGGGGCCTTTTGGTTCTGAGTTGCAGCTGGATGACAAGCCAACCGGTGTATACACTGTGTCCACCCTTCAGGATCTGGTGGCCAAGGCCCTGCGCGATGAGAAAGCACTTCAGATGGACTTCGCTTCACTTAGATTCCAGAAAG ACAATATGAACCAAGCAGCTTTCACTTCAACATCAACAATTCCAGAGATA gaTAATGCTCTGAATGCAGAGAGCCCCTTGGAAGGTTTATTTACTGAATACAGTGTTAACGCTCCCTTTGGAATGGAGAGTGTGCTCCATGAAGATTCAGATAAGGGGAAGTTGCTGGAAGGGGCTGAGATGGTTACCAGAGAAAAGTCTTATTTGCCCTTAATCACTATTACTCCATTTTTAATACCACAGGAACCACATTTCCTAAATGAGCTACCTGGTTCTTCGATAGACCCAGCTGTTGAAGCAGAGCAGCCTGACCAGTCTATAGAAAGTGTTTCTAATGTGAAGCAGCTGGTGGATGAACAGCTGGACCAGGAGGCCACTGTTGAACCTGTCACTGGATTTGTAGTTACAGAGCCTGCCAGCAGTGCCATGCCTTCTGCTACACAGATAACAGCTGACGAGTCAGAGTTCATTTACATTTATCAGTATGAGCCAACAAGCATGTCAGTCCTTACTACAACACAGTCAGCCCCAATCCAAGAGGAGGACCAGGCTGAAACTGTGTTGATACAAGTAACAGACTCAACACTGGAGAGTTATGTACCATCCTCAAATGACTTAGGCACTAGTGACTATATGGAAGCGACTGCGGCTGAAACCAGCACACAAGTGCTCCTTCTCACTAACAGCCAAGATCCCCTGTCTCAAGAAACAGTAACTGCTCATCCTTTAGTGGATGGTGATCACAAGGAGAACTTCACGAGACCTGTAACAACCATTTCCGCCCTAACACAACAACCACCTACTGAATTCATCACAAACTTCCAGCCAGATGAAGAAGATACGAATGCGATATTGGAAGACGACAATATCAACATCAATTCAGGCCTTGAGGGGGAAATAGCTGATGTTGAAAACGATGTAGCTGTGCTTCCATTGTCAACATCGCAACCAAAGTCTGCTACCACTATAGCAG ATGTTAAGATTGGAGAAGAGAATGAACTGTCTGGAGACACTGAGACATTGAGTATACTGTCTGAAGGTGAAGAAACTCTGCTTCTTCCTGATGAGAGCCCAGCAGCATCACCCACTCTTGAAACACAGACAGACCTGGATATTGTACAGGAGTCAGTTACAATGAGTTCTCAAACAGAGAACCATCTTTTCTATTCTGTAGGACCTTTTGAAGAATCTGTCAGTGTTACCCCATTAACTATTGATGTGTCCAGTCCATCGGCAACTACACCCAGTGTTACAATCTACAATCCATCCACCACTGAATCAGTAATAACAGAATCCACATCGGAGTCTGTCACTGAATCCACTGGATCACCAACAGTAGCCTTGCCTTTGACTGTCCAAACTGAAACCGCAGTGAATGTTGAAGAAATGACAGAGACTTCTGTCTTAAATGTAATCACAACCACGGTGGCTTCTGTCCTTACAGATCCCTTTGAAGTAGGAGTAGCACTGCAGCCAGCAATGGCTGAACCAGTGACAGACACTTCACCTGTCATCACTGATGAGGATTTAGACTTTGAAGTAGGAGTCAAAGACATTGCCGCTGAGCTGGACAACATTGACGTGGTGAACACAGCAACTATTGATGAGCTTGAGTATGGCAGCGCATACATTTCCTTTACCAGGGACAATCCCTTTGAAGGCACAGCTTCTCCCCCCCTGAAATACTTGACCACGCCGTCAATGACCACTGCAAGCAAGGGCAAAGAGCTTGTGGTGTTCTTTAGCTTGCGGGTGACTAATATGATGTTTTCAGATGACCTCTTCAATAAGAGCTCTCCTGAATACAGATCTTTGGAGAACACGTTCCTTGGAATG ttACTACCTTACCTACAGTCTAACCTGACAGGATTTAAACAGCTGGAGATTCTCAACTTCAGGAACGGCAGTGTAATAGTCAATAGCAAGCTGAAATTTGCCAAGTCTGTGCCATACAATGTCACACAGGCCGTtcactgtgttttggaagacttctgCAATGCTGCATCCAAACGTCGTGACCTTGAAATAGACAGTCACTCACTGGATATAGAGCCAG CTGATCAGGCAGATCCTTGCAAGTTTATGGCATGCAACGAGTTTTCCAGGTGTGTGGTAAACAGATGGACCAAAGAAGCCGGGTGCGTGTGTGATCCTGGTTACCACAGTGAGGATGGACTGCCCTGTCAGAGTGTCTGTAATCTACAGCCAGACTACTGCCTCAATGGTGGGCAGTGTGAAATAATACCAGGGCAAGGAGCTGCTTGCAG ACACGTTCACAGCCCCTATGCATTTGAGAGCACTGTGAGGGTTAATCCAGTTTTTGAAAATGAGGATGCTCCCTTGACCCGTGTTCCCAGCATGCGTTGCCCTTCGAGTATCGATGCTGTTCCTTCCCAGCTTGCTGAGCTACAAGCGTTAGACTCAATTGAACACATGCACCTCAGTACAGAG GTACCCAGATACCTCTACACAACCAAGCCTgacaagttattttcagaaatAGTGGATTTCCATCGTTGCCTCCCGCAAAGTGAG AAATGGCAATTACCAAAGTCAGGGGAACACAGAACATCCTGTTGCCCACCAAGAGGGTCCCAAAACGATATGTATGAAGTAACCATGTTGTGA